In Corynebacterium endometrii, one DNA window encodes the following:
- a CDS encoding IS256 family transposase has translation MAADPNHIDPTAYVEELLTQASPDLMRQMLTDFINQILSAQADTVCGADYATVSPDRTNTRNGYRHRQLDTRVGSIDVAIPKLRTGSFFPDWLLERRSRTERALTTVIATCYLKGVSTRRMNDLVATLGINNLSKSQVSEMAKELDTMVEQFRTRPLDQGPYYYLSCDALTMKVREGGRVVKASVLLATGVNADGYRELLGMQVATAESTASWTGFFRDLIARGLTGVFLVTSDAHLGIQAAVGDCLPQASWQRCRTHFAKNLSAKVPKTQWPTLSAMFHTIFQQPDATSVWIQARDVVEFCQHKFPNVAGYLEECLDELLAFTAAPKAVWSKIWSNNPTERLNREIRRRSDVVGIFPNRDAVVRLVGAVLAEQHDDWIQQKRYMSLASLTQTKDIIAAGVIDEDRDNNQENAA, from the coding sequence ATGGCCGCTGACCCCAATCATATCGATCCGACCGCGTATGTCGAAGAGCTACTGACTCAAGCCTCCCCAGACCTGATGCGCCAAATGCTCACTGACTTCATCAACCAGATTCTCTCCGCCCAGGCAGACACCGTCTGCGGGGCAGATTATGCAACAGTCTCGCCGGATCGTACAAACACCCGCAATGGTTACCGTCACCGACAGCTAGATACCCGCGTCGGCAGTATTGATGTGGCAATCCCGAAGCTACGCACCGGCTCATTTTTCCCCGACTGGCTGCTAGAGCGCCGCAGCCGCACCGAACGCGCCCTGACCACAGTTATCGCCACCTGCTACCTCAAGGGGGTCTCCACCCGCAGGATGAACGACCTAGTCGCCACACTCGGTATCAACAACCTATCGAAATCACAGGTCAGCGAGATGGCCAAAGAGCTTGACACGATGGTCGAACAATTCCGTACCAGACCATTGGACCAGGGCCCGTATTACTACCTCTCCTGTGACGCGTTGACGATGAAAGTGCGGGAAGGCGGCCGAGTCGTCAAAGCCAGCGTGCTACTGGCCACAGGTGTCAACGCTGACGGCTACCGCGAACTGCTTGGCATGCAGGTTGCCACCGCGGAATCTACCGCGTCGTGGACGGGTTTCTTCCGCGACCTCATCGCCCGTGGCCTCACCGGGGTATTCCTGGTCACCAGTGATGCCCATCTTGGTATTCAAGCAGCCGTGGGTGATTGCCTGCCGCAGGCTAGTTGGCAGCGGTGCCGCACCCACTTCGCGAAGAACCTATCAGCCAAGGTACCGAAGACCCAGTGGCCGACCCTATCAGCAATGTTTCACACGATCTTCCAGCAACCCGATGCCACCAGCGTGTGGATCCAGGCCAGGGATGTGGTGGAGTTCTGCCAGCACAAGTTCCCGAACGTGGCAGGCTACCTCGAGGAGTGTCTCGACGAGCTGTTGGCGTTTACCGCTGCGCCGAAAGCGGTGTGGAGCAAAATCTGGTCGAATAACCCCACTGAACGGCTCAATAGGGAGATCCGCCGGCGTAGCGATGTCGTAGGAATCTTCCCAAACCGAGACGCTGTTGTGCGCCTTGTTGGGGCGGTTTTGGCCGAACAGCACGATGACTGGATCCAACAGAAGCGTTATATGTCACTGGCCAGCCTGACACAGACCAAAGACATCATCGCCGCTGGGGTCATCGACGAGGACCGCGACAACAACCAGGAAAACGCCGCATGA